A window of the Carassius gibelio isolate Cgi1373 ecotype wild population from Czech Republic chromosome B16, carGib1.2-hapl.c, whole genome shotgun sequence genome harbors these coding sequences:
- the bcam gene encoding basal cell adhesion molecule isoform X2 encodes MERAMLGRFGICGTLLVVALQVCLASVTVKVTPEVEVIKGETVKLPCSYTSSAPASAVVVQWLIEDSGARKQIAFKSPQGIGVDPGTTMTDRLTMENDLSLTISPVMVEDERTYICQVSAGAVGFSEDKTQVKVFFAPEKPTITGNNQAITVTPETGSSSEVGKCISRNAHPQPRIIWFKDATPLPEVKDLKEKTYMIPSVVKEASGLYTMTSTLFMQPVKADAKSVFHCTVEYSMPNNQIKQESSEKFSLSLLYSTETVFFKLKNQGPVKEGDDVLMECETDGNPQPEFEFYKGDKQLGGLKGTLTVKNVTRMDAGIYKCEALDFDAEEGVELTKTLSLNVHYLDPVAVTPEGPLVAAKGDAVELQCKTKSSDEYTLQWKKDSKELSQTGVLTLQSVTLADAGVYLCVGAVPSVPGLRKKANVTLTVTGAPEIAAPLNGFVEKEGGLVTLNCSALGHPAPQFTWKPSGKESVNVVGNKVISTVTLEASAAVLKDGVICEAYNKHGRDSKNFKVSIKSDPDKSSNPNTANRADKQQGGSSAVVIAVVVCVLLLLVLVALLFFLSKKGKLSCGKKDKKDVASGEVKGGIVVEMKSNEKGNEEAGLLKKPNAEQ; translated from the exons TATGTCTGGCTTCAGTCACGGTCAAGGTGACTCCAGAGGTGGAAGTGATTAAAGGAGAGACTGTCAAACTTCCTTGCAGCTACACCTCCTCTGCACCGGCCTCTGCTGTTGTGGTCCAGTGGTTGATT GAGGATTCAGGTGCAAGAAAACAAATTGCTTTCAAGTCTCCACAAGGTATTGGTGTTGATCCAGGCACAACAATGACAGATCGTCTAACCATGGAAAACGACCTGTCCCTCACCATCTCTCCAGTCATGGTGGAAGATGAGCGAACCTACATCTGCCAAGTGTCTGCCGGAGCTGTAGGGTTCTCTGAAGATAAGACCCAGGTCAAGGTTTTCT TTGCTCCGGAGAAGCCAACGATCACAGGAAATAATCAGGCTATTACTGTCACTCCCGAAACTGGCTCCTCCTCGGAG GTGGGCAAGTGCATCAGTAGGAATGCTCACCCTCAGCCTCGTATTATTTGGTTTAAAGATGCCACTCCTCTGCCTGAAGTAAAGGACCTGAAGGAAA aaaCATATATGATACCTAGTGTGGTGAAGGAAGCTTCAGGCCTGTACACCATGACCAGCACGCTGTTCATGCAGCCGGTTAAAGCTGATGCTAAATCTGTCTTCCACTGCACGGTGGAGTACAGCATGCCAAACAACCAGATCAAACAGGAGAGCTCCGAAAAGTTCAGCCTCTCGCTGCTCT ATTCAACAGAAACCGTGTTCTTCAAACTGAAGAATCAGGGGCCAGTCAAAGAGGGGGATGATGTGCTGATGGAGTGTGAGACTGACGGAAACCCTCAGCCAGAGTTTGAATTTTATAAAGGG GACAAACAACTGGGAGGATTGAAAGGAACGCTAACAGTGAAGAATGTCACTCGAATGGATGCTGGAATCTATAAGTGTGAAGCTCTGGATTTTGATGCTGAAGAGGGTGTTGAGCTTACCAAAACTCTTAGCTTAAATGTTCACT ATCTTGACCCCGTGGCAGTGACTCCAGAAGGCCCATTGGTTGCTGCTAAAGGAGATGCTGTGGAGCTTCAGTGTAAGACCAAGTCCTCTGATGAATACACCCTGCAGTGGAAAAAG GACTCAAAGGAGCTGTCGCAGACGGGTGTGTTGACCCTCCAGTCAGTGACTCTGGCTGACGCTGGCGTGTATTTATGTGTCGGAGCTGTACCTTCAGTGCCAGGTCTCCGAAAAAAAGCCAATGTCACCCTTACCGTCACAG gtGCACCTGAGATTGCTGCTCCACTGAATGGTTTTGTTGAGAAGGAAGGAGGGCTGGTCACTCTcaactgctctgctctcggtcaTCCTGCTCCACAGTTCACCTGGAAACCTTCTGGCAAAGAG tcaGTGAACGTAGTGGGGAATAAGGTTATCAGCACAGTCACTCTTGAGGCCTCGGCGGCAGTTCTGAAGGATGGTGTGATTTGTGAAGCATACAACAAGCATGGGAGAGACAGCAAGAACTTCAAGGTGTCCATCAAATCAG ATCCAGACAAATCATCAAATCCCAATACTGCTAACCGAG CGGATAAACAGCAGGGAGGTTCAAGCGCGGTCGTGATTGCCGTGGTAGTGTGCGTTCTACTGCTTCTCGTCCTGGTGGCTCTGCTCTTCTTCCTTAGTAAGAAGGGCAAGCTGAGCTGTGGGAAAAAGGACAAGAAGGATGT GGCATCTGGGGAGGTGAAAGGTGGTATTGTGGTGGAGATGAAGTCCAATGAGAAAGGCAATGAAGAGGCTGGTCTGCTTAAGAAACCAAATGCAGAACAG tga
- the bcam gene encoding basal cell adhesion molecule isoform X1, whose translation MERAMLGRFGICGTLLVVALQVCLASVTVKVTPEVEVIKGETVKLPCSYTSSAPASAVVVQWLIEDSGARKQIAFKSPQGIGVDPGTTMTDRLTMENDLSLTISPVMVEDERTYICQVSAGAVGFSEDKTQVKVFFAPEKPTITGNNQAITVTPETGSSSEVGKCISRNAHPQPRIIWFKDATPLPEVKDLKEKTYMIPSVVKEASGLYTMTSTLFMQPVKADAKSVFHCTVEYSMPNNQIKQESSEKFSLSLLYSTETVFFKLKNQGPVKEGDDVLMECETDGNPQPEFEFYKGDKQLGGLKGTLTVKNVTRMDAGIYKCEALDFDAEEGVELTKTLSLNVHYLDPVAVTPEGPLVAAKGDAVELQCKTKSSDEYTLQWKKDSKELSQTGVLTLQSVTLADAGVYLCVGAVPSVPGLRKKANVTLTVTGAPEIAAPLNGFVEKEGGLVTLNCSALGHPAPQFTWKPSGKESVNVVGNKVISTVTLEASAAVLKDGVICEAYNKHGRDSKNFKVSIKSDPDKSSNPNTANRGNPVFKTADKQQGGSSAVVIAVVVCVLLLLVLVALLFFLSKKGKLSCGKKDKKDVASGEVKGGIVVEMKSNEKGNEEAGLLKKPNAEQ comes from the exons TATGTCTGGCTTCAGTCACGGTCAAGGTGACTCCAGAGGTGGAAGTGATTAAAGGAGAGACTGTCAAACTTCCTTGCAGCTACACCTCCTCTGCACCGGCCTCTGCTGTTGTGGTCCAGTGGTTGATT GAGGATTCAGGTGCAAGAAAACAAATTGCTTTCAAGTCTCCACAAGGTATTGGTGTTGATCCAGGCACAACAATGACAGATCGTCTAACCATGGAAAACGACCTGTCCCTCACCATCTCTCCAGTCATGGTGGAAGATGAGCGAACCTACATCTGCCAAGTGTCTGCCGGAGCTGTAGGGTTCTCTGAAGATAAGACCCAGGTCAAGGTTTTCT TTGCTCCGGAGAAGCCAACGATCACAGGAAATAATCAGGCTATTACTGTCACTCCCGAAACTGGCTCCTCCTCGGAG GTGGGCAAGTGCATCAGTAGGAATGCTCACCCTCAGCCTCGTATTATTTGGTTTAAAGATGCCACTCCTCTGCCTGAAGTAAAGGACCTGAAGGAAA aaaCATATATGATACCTAGTGTGGTGAAGGAAGCTTCAGGCCTGTACACCATGACCAGCACGCTGTTCATGCAGCCGGTTAAAGCTGATGCTAAATCTGTCTTCCACTGCACGGTGGAGTACAGCATGCCAAACAACCAGATCAAACAGGAGAGCTCCGAAAAGTTCAGCCTCTCGCTGCTCT ATTCAACAGAAACCGTGTTCTTCAAACTGAAGAATCAGGGGCCAGTCAAAGAGGGGGATGATGTGCTGATGGAGTGTGAGACTGACGGAAACCCTCAGCCAGAGTTTGAATTTTATAAAGGG GACAAACAACTGGGAGGATTGAAAGGAACGCTAACAGTGAAGAATGTCACTCGAATGGATGCTGGAATCTATAAGTGTGAAGCTCTGGATTTTGATGCTGAAGAGGGTGTTGAGCTTACCAAAACTCTTAGCTTAAATGTTCACT ATCTTGACCCCGTGGCAGTGACTCCAGAAGGCCCATTGGTTGCTGCTAAAGGAGATGCTGTGGAGCTTCAGTGTAAGACCAAGTCCTCTGATGAATACACCCTGCAGTGGAAAAAG GACTCAAAGGAGCTGTCGCAGACGGGTGTGTTGACCCTCCAGTCAGTGACTCTGGCTGACGCTGGCGTGTATTTATGTGTCGGAGCTGTACCTTCAGTGCCAGGTCTCCGAAAAAAAGCCAATGTCACCCTTACCGTCACAG gtGCACCTGAGATTGCTGCTCCACTGAATGGTTTTGTTGAGAAGGAAGGAGGGCTGGTCACTCTcaactgctctgctctcggtcaTCCTGCTCCACAGTTCACCTGGAAACCTTCTGGCAAAGAG tcaGTGAACGTAGTGGGGAATAAGGTTATCAGCACAGTCACTCTTGAGGCCTCGGCGGCAGTTCTGAAGGATGGTGTGATTTGTGAAGCATACAACAAGCATGGGAGAGACAGCAAGAACTTCAAGGTGTCCATCAAATCAG ATCCAGACAAATCATCAAATCCCAATACTGCTAACCGAG GAAACCCAGTATTTAAAACAG CGGATAAACAGCAGGGAGGTTCAAGCGCGGTCGTGATTGCCGTGGTAGTGTGCGTTCTACTGCTTCTCGTCCTGGTGGCTCTGCTCTTCTTCCTTAGTAAGAAGGGCAAGCTGAGCTGTGGGAAAAAGGACAAGAAGGATGT GGCATCTGGGGAGGTGAAAGGTGGTATTGTGGTGGAGATGAAGTCCAATGAGAAAGGCAATGAAGAGGCTGGTCTGCTTAAGAAACCAAATGCAGAACAG tga